From the Lathyrus oleraceus cultivar Zhongwan6 chromosome 4, CAAS_Psat_ZW6_1.0, whole genome shotgun sequence genome, one window contains:
- the LOC127074307 gene encoding plant intracellular Ras-group-related LRR protein 5, with protein MATTPYPQQPPSRAFLNTIQEITQIYSSLPPRPSIEEVEAATSTLDTLNNVEQTKLQDISNQKPPQDVPEELFSVLQQLKNTMVLFQSHQLRKEAIHLLQLEKMFQTFGDLIQRASEFVSPDDEDTQKKKVSTLIEAMVTYEKEEHEEPQKSDEDFEPQKGSSVHKQLLITGDESIEKLSLMKVATMIENCANNKDTTLELRGKLVDQMEWLPLSIGKLSDVTQIDLSENRIMALPTTIIGLKALTKLDLHSNQLINLPNSFGELINLIELDLHANRLKSLPDSFGNLTNLADLDLSSNDFKQLPESIGSLISLKRLNAETNEIEELPFTIGNCSSLSVLKLDFNELKALPEAIGKLESLEILTLHYNRIKKLPTTIGNLSNLKELDVSFNELEFVPENLCFAVGLKKLNLGKNFADLRALPRSIGNLEMLEELDISDDQIKALPESFRFLSKLRVFRADITPLELPPKEVVKLGAQEVVKYMADYVTNRDAKLLSIKKKKTGIWFWFCSICWPKQE; from the exons ATGGCCACCACACCTTATCCACAACAACCACCTTCACGTGCCTTTCTAAATACCATCCAAGAAATCACTCAAATCTATTCTTCACTGCCACCTAGACCTTCCATAGAAGAAGTAGAAGCTGCCACTTCTACTCTTGACACCCTTAACAACGTGGAACAAACCAAACTCCAAGATATCTCAAACCAAAAACCACCACAAGATGTTCCTGAAGAACTTTTCTCTGTTCTTCAACAACTCAAGAACACCATGGTCCTCTTTCAAAGTCATCAACTGAGAAAAGAAGCTATTCACCTTCTTCAACTTGAAAAGATGTTTCAAACCTTTGGTGATCTCATTCAAAGAGCTTCTGAGTTTGTTTCTCCTGATGATGAGGACACACAGAAAAAGAAAGTTTCCACTTTAATAGAAGCTATGGTTACCTATGAAAAAGAGGAACATGAAGAACCTCAAAAGAGTGATGAAGATTTTGAACCTCAAAAGGGTTCCTCAGTACACAAGCAGCTTTTGATAACAG GAGATGAAAGCATTGAGAAATTGAGTCTAATGAAAGTGGCTACTATGATTGAAAACTGTGCTAATAACAAAGACACAACCCTTGAGCTTAGAGGAAAATTAGTGGATCAAATGGAATGGTTACCACTATCAATTGGGAAATTATCTGATGTAACTCAAATAGACCTATCTGAAAACCGAATCATGGCTCTTCCAACAACGATCATAGGTCTAAAAGCTTTAACAAAGCTTGATCTTCACTCAAACCAACTCATAAACCTTCCAAACTCGTTCGGCGAATTGATAAACCTAATTGAACTTGACCTACATGCCAATAGATTGAAATCACTTCCTGATAGTTTCGGAAACTTGACGAATCTCGCTGATCTTGACTTAAGTTCAAATGATTTCAAACAGTTACCTGAGTCCATTGGGAGTTTAATCAGCTTAAAGAGACTAAATGCTGAAACAAATGAGATTGAGGAACTACCTTTCACAATTGGAAATTGCTCTTCACTAAGTGTGTTGAAGCTAGATTTCAATGAACTCAAAGCACTTCCAGAGGCAATAGGGAAACTTGAGAGTTTGGAGATTCTCACTTTGCACTATAATAGAATCAAGAAGTTGCCTACAACAATTGGTAATCTAAGTAATTTGAAGGAACTTGATGTTAGTTTCAATGAACTCGAATTCGTACCGGAGAATCTTTGTTTCGCGGTTGGTTTGAAGAAACTGAACTTGGGAAAGAATTTTGCTGATCTAAGAGCATTGCCAAGATCAATTGGAAACCTTGAAATGCTTGAGGAGTTGGATATAAGTGATGATCAAATAAAAGCTTTGCCGGAGTCTTTTAGGTTCTTGTCTAAGTTGAGAGTTTTTCGGGCTGATATAACTCCTCTCGAGTTACCACCAAAAGAAGTTGTCAAGTTGGGTGCTCAG GAAGTTGTGAAGTATATGGCTGATTATGTGACCAATAGGGATGCAAAACTCTTGTCAATAAAGAAGAAAAAGACAGGAATTTGGTTTTGGTTTTGTTCCATATGTTGGCCAAAGCAAGAATGA
- the LOC127136508 gene encoding uncharacterized protein LOC127136508: protein MSELDHSEHSDADTHKSADTGDSGQPKNTMFRGSKSEFHPALIVSNIKNHIPIILEMEKDQYCTWVELFHIHARSHRVLHHIVPSIGKEPPVITDANHEQWSTLNAIVLQWIYSTISTDLLTTILELNSTAMEAWNRLEDNF, encoded by the coding sequence ATGTCTGAATTAGACCATTCAGAACACAGTGACGCCGATACCCACAAATCCGCTGATACTGGTGATTCAGGCCAACCCAAGAACACCATGTTTCGAGGTTCCAAATCGGAGTTTCATCCCGCACTTATCGTCTCCAATATTAAGAACCACATTCCTATTATTCTTGAGATGGAAAAAGATCAATATTGTACCTGGGTCGAGCTTTTCCACATCCATGCTCGCTCACATCGAGTCCTGCATCACATCGTTCCATCTATCGGAAAAGAGCCACCAGTCATTACTGACGCCAACCATGAACAATGGTCCACTCTTAATGCCATCGTTCTTCAGTGGATTTATTCCACTATTTCTACCGATTTGCTGACCACTATTCTAGAACTCAACTCCACTGCAATGGAAGCATGGAATCGCTTGGAAGATAATTTTTAG